The Culex quinquefasciatus strain JHB chromosome 2, VPISU_Cqui_1.0_pri_paternal, whole genome shotgun sequence genome contains the following window.
CGCTGGCGGAATTAGCCTACGATGCGATCCCGGTTCCGGAATCATCGTCGGatgatttgagcaactttttcgAACAATCTGCGGTGGGTCTGGCAACGGATCCACTTGCAGTTCCAAATTCAATGtgtaattattttaattcaaatcttTCGGACGAATCTGTGGTGGATCCGATTGCGTCGGGTTCACTATCAGATAACCAAATTAACAGTGTTATTATTGATTTGGAATCAACTGCGGCAGTTCCCAATATGGAATTGCCAGCAgaccaaaatttaaaagtttatgtagattgcaaatatttttggtgTTACGATTGTCGCAGTCCCAGGAACAGTTTACCCTGGTCCTTGAGACTGCgatattccaaattttcaatgatttccagatatttttcttttattttcgtttGTATTTTAGTtgcgtttttgtttgtttttagtttcttttagttaaattttcctctctttaatttaattttggacCAACTTCCAAATTTTGTAGTGACCTTTTAGTTTGTAGAAGCGACCTGAGTACAGTTTGTTTGGATATTTGGTCGATTTTTCACTTAAATTTGTGCATTTTAATacgatctttgaaaaatatttgaaaaagctaAAGCCAACTTGGtagattttcttttttgctttcGAAAACAACCAATTTTGAGCTCTTTCTGTATGGTGTGAAACCCATATCAGACTATAAACGAAAATTTAAGTCAAAATTTAGTTGCttatcaaaattaaaagttaaattttctgtACGGTGTAAAACCCGTTATCAGACTGTAAACGATTtcatttagatttttcaaaaaaagaaaatcttccAATTTGGTTTgcaatcaaaatttgaaattttcgtaTTGATCTGTGCAAATTTAAGTGAAAAGTCGGCCTTCAAAATTTGTTAGGACTCTTTTAAGTAAGGAGTCCACATCAGAAAGCTCCCCTTTTAGTTAAGTGTTGAGCTTTTTGGTGTGGGGGTGTGTGGTGGGCCAGTGCTCAGGTCGCGAAGCAAATTCTTTTTAtagattttaattttgtttgatctttacattaaattgaaaaaatagtttcgttacAGAAATGAAGAAGCGACTTAAGTTCATCAGATCAATTTGAATCAATAACTGTTATTTACTGAGTTTTGTTTCCTAGTGTTGGAGTCGTCGATTTCACTCTCTGTTACCATACCTATAGGTATGGTAATGTTTTCGGTAAAGTCattccaaatttaatgaaaatcctACATACAAGAATGGGTAAGAAACGGATAATTATTGCGCCCTCTACGGGCAAATAGTTGCTAGGGGAAATGGAAATGGTTAACGTCAAGAGGCGACGCAttgagagctgcacaaaatggcgtttttaacTCAGTTTGGCGCAAAATGCACGtgcaacaagatagcacgagCAGGACGAATTGTAACGCCGATAACaaaatgtaaaatgcatttattttaattaacgaGACGAAACTGATTTTAATAATGATTAACAGCAACAATAAATCAATAATAGGTATTATGTTCTTCAAAACCAACTAGTTAAGACTGATTTCCATTCAAAAATCCGCCAAACTTAGTCCTCCTTCGACGCGTGACACTTCTCCAGGTGCGGTTTGACCAGACACTTGTACGCAAATCCTTGCGCACAAACTGGACAGCAAAACGGCTTCTCCTGCGTATGAATGCGCATGTGAACGCTCGCAGCGTAGCTGCTCTTGAAGCGCTTCGTACAAACACTGCACGGGAAGTTACGCTCCTCCGAGTGAACCGTTTGGTGGCGGGTCAACCGTGACCTGGAAGAAGttgtaaaatttagattttttgaaacaggTAGACTTGTATGGGAAATACATACTTTGTCTTGAAAATCTTGCCGCAGACTTGGCACTCAAGCGGGACGGAGCCGCAGTAGTGCTCGTGGGTGATTCTGGCACGAGCCCCGTAGAAATGGGCGTCGCAGTTTGCCTTCCGACACTGGTACGGTTTGATACCCTTGTGCTTGTTGAGATGATCTCGCAGCTCTAAGGGCCGGCTGAAATTGGCCTGGCAGATCGAACACGTGTGCCACTTTCGTTCCGCTACCGGTTGATTCTTGCAGCGATTAAAATGGTGCAGCATTGCTGGCTTTGTATCAAAGATTCTCGTGCAATTTTTGCACGAATGTGTGACAATTTCCAGCTTCTCAACAATTTCTCCGTTTGAATCGTACATTGGAACATCCTCGTCGACCGCTCCCTCCTCCATGTCTACATCCTGGGGAACTTCCGGGAGAGCCACGTGTTCATCTCCTTGTGGATCAGCTGGCTTCAGTAAGGCCTCCGTCACCTTCGTGGAACCGGTGAACACGACGAACATGTTCTGGCACGGACGGCAAACAAAGTACTGATCGCACTGTTCCAGTGGGTTATGCAGACCGCATAGGGGACACTTTACAGCTTTGGAGCAGGTGCCACCTTCCGGGTCAACGATTTCATCCCTTTGATTGGTTTTTCGGTCGGGACGGGAATCTGATCGGTGGATTCTAAAAAGCAGTTGGGAAGTGAGTTTTGATGTTCCGGATTAAAGTTAAGGGAAAACGAACCGTTGGCCGGAACCGGAAGActttttgatggagatttgccCCTTGCGAGAGCCATGGCCTTTTGACGTCGCAGTGCAGAAAGTTGTCGCTTTGTTTTGAAACCCATTTTTCTGTTTGCTGAGATTTGTTctttgaaagaaaacttgtttattttggcaaaaaaaaaattaaatatttttactcgAAGAAAAACCTTTAAaccaaaaaacacctttttaaaGAATACACCGTTAAGAAAATGTTACAAATTTGTCAAACAAACTAACACGATTACTGATTTTGAGAACCATTTTTGACTGATGTTACTTCAGCAGGGaaacgttagcagggaaaattTTAGTTCTCGTATTGGCCACCAGATGGCGTAATTGAATTTCACTTTCCCTGCTCACTTCACATCGTCAGCagggaaaaaaatgtgaagacagcagggaaagtgaaatttccctgctaacgtaaacaagattttttgaacTATAATTTGAATCGTAAATGCAATCTTTTCAACAATATATTTACTTTGatgtatttaaattgtttttttacgtATTGCAATGCCTTCAAatctgaacaaatattttccctgctaacgtaacAGTAACTGAGCcagaagaaaattttaaagtaatgGTCATGGGTCACAGAAATAGgaattttcaaaccaaaataataatttaagttaaaattttcaatcaaacttttatacaaaggtactcaaatattttggtgtaaaatattttcaagtaaTTCCTGTTATTCAAATGTTAATTTTACACTAACACATTTTACTACCTTTTCATAAAAGTACGATTGTAATGTAaggtcaaataaatattttgtttgaaaaatacctTTGTCATTCTCTGACATTTAAGTTTATTTCTGGCTCAGTAACTGTTACATGTTATATGAAAAATATACATCCGATGATAAAGCCACTCCCCCATCCACTAAATCAGGCCTGCCAAaccattttggctcaatttttatatttttgatcgtCTAATTAACAATTGCCAACATTTTCATGATTTATTTGATGGATTCGGTTCTCAGTTTATcagtgaacataactttgatgaaagtttgaaaaagtatacattttagtcatttttatcTCCATTTTATGTCGAAAATCGGACtagttttttaaaaaacctgagattaaattgcattgaaagatacaaaaaatacttatttatcAAATCAGCAGGAAAttgttcaaataattaaatttttctcatttagaaaacaaaaactaaaaatcctACTAACgtaagcagcaaaaaaaaaaaaaatatcgtttcgttaattgtagttatttttttaaaattaactatTAATGTGTTTAACTTCCTTTTTTGTTGTATTGTTGTGTTTTGAtcaatatttatgattttaaaatctgatcttttttagagcaattttataaaaactaaGGAAAATTTGGCCAAAACTGCTAGCGACATCCAtctgaattatttgaaaaattatgattttttttcgaaagttaaATCCGTGTCTCATAATTGATTCTGAAGTCACGGACAAAACCACCCTGCTTGCGCATtccagaattgatttttttttcaaactgatgtcccaaacaattcaaaaatcttttccctgctaacgtaacAGTTTACTGGGCCAACTGTTACTTCAGCAGGGAAAGCGTATGCCACGCCCCCACAACGTTGTTAgcagtgaaaaaaaagtaaagtcAGCAGGGAAAAATTCTGcctatttaaaaatacattctgGGACATCTAtctgaaaacattaaaaatttcgaaaaaaatagaaatttaatttctttaaaataacgCTCTCATACCAAGCGGTTAATGGTAAAGTGGTAATATTTGCAAGGAAATCCAAATCTTTAAGAGTTATCCAATCAGAAAAGATTTGATATTTGATAttgttttttcaaacaaaatattcatttgattttacattacaGTCGTACTTTTATGAAAAGGTAGTAAAATGTGCTAGTGTAAAATTAAATAGATACCtactcatttattttttaaatagttttacaTGGACCTTAGCttgtccaaaaaaaaaacgcttggtAACTGTGAAGTTAGCAAGGAAAATGCTCATCACAATAATAAGCCACGCCCCAATGAGAGAATTCGCTGCTGAACACTTGAAGAACaggaatcatttaaaaatatatgagtACCTTTGTATAaaagtttgattgaaaattttaacttaaattattattttggtttCAAAATGCCTATTTCTGTGACCCATGACcattactttaaaattttcttctgGCTCAGTTACTgttacgttagcagggaaaatatttgttcagatTTGAATGCATTGCAatacgtaaaaaaaaacaatttaaatacatCAAAGTAAATATATTGTTGAAAAGATTGCATTTACGATACAAATTATAgttcaaaaaatcttgtttacgttagcagggaaatttcactttccctgctgtcttcacatttttttccctGCTGACGATGTGAAGTGAGCAGGGAAAGTGAAATTCAATTACGCCATCTGGTGGCCAATACGAGAACTAAaattttccctgctaacgtttCCCTGCTGAAGTAACATCAGTCATTTTGGACCCCTCGCCCAATCAACATTGAGTGCActgttaaaaagttatgtttattTTGGTCTAAATTTATACCTAACTTGCCTCAGTTTTGCTTAATCGTGCAGTATTTGTTTATATTCCTCCCGCGCCGGAAGCAAAAATCGAACTTTGTGCCCGGAACAACCCCGTCGTTAATTAACCCGTGTTGGGACTCCCAACTTGGGAGCAGACAAATGTCACTTCTATTCCAATAAAAATGAACATTGTTTAAAAGTTAGTGCTTCGTTAGCAGAAAGGTTCAAAAATTAGATCACAGTAAAACCCCGTTCGGTTGACAACGATTGCGCTGACATTAAACGTAATAATAAacgtgcaatatttatttttgttcctGTTGCCGGTAGTGAATTGGAACTTTGTGCGCGGCCGTGTTTGGgtcgaaaaaaaaagacttcTCTCCCGACCAAACGGAATTTGTATCAAAAGTTAGCGAAAAAGTTTGTAtatatcagcaaaaaaaaaaaaaaacttattagaTTACAGTAATACCCCGCTGGATGGGCAACGACTCGTAGTTTGACAGGATTGCGAAATGCCGAGAAAAGATCCGACTGCGCGGGCTAACCGGCCGCGTAAACGAAATAAGCGATCGCAAAGCCAACGAAAAGTGTGGAAAGAGAAGAAAGAAGCAGCGGCAAGTAAGTATGAGATTATATTAGGTATTTGTTCCTcttttgggcctagtacctatATTGGACCCACGTGGGCTTACCAATCTATTTGCGAAATTGTGCATTCCACCAACAATTACCAAAACTTGCGCAAGGTTTTGGTCAGTGGGGCTCAAACTAAACGCTTAaatggccaaagtgcctcaaaaattatgattaaaaaaatagttttttttttaattgtgttaaattccattttaagttaaaatacaaagcgccagctcctgttgaGTCCAATCAAGCCATATTTGCaaggtggccactcaagtcgggaaatcaggaaattctctcaattcatttaatgcaagacttttttttaaactatttttgtctttttgtaaaTCTAAAAAgctgttcaaaaaataatatcttaATAAATTGTGAGCAGCGATGGTAGAATTATCATCAAACGAATAAAATTTGACGGTTATCAAAAGAAAAGGTCGGAAGAGAGCTTGACTCTCCTTtttcgcgcacgaaagatcggcaaaaggaatctcaaaaaatcatcatcttgatttttCGGCAGACCAtctaacgtcacacgtcgaaaaatgacctgtcacattttgtagataggcaattaggttttacaccgtgacgtcatttgacagctcgtgtgcactgtttacatggtcttcgtcgattgtcgactaatttccccgaacaaaatcgacgaccgcatcgaactgtgctaagtccatgtaaacagtgcactcctttctaacctccaaatcgagtcggcgtaaaacctaatgcgtgtaaaaaaaagtcagtcaaatgatttttttttttttttgacttagaTTGTAAAACAAGAATTATTATCCAACTTTAAACAACAAGATGATGagaaaacaatataaaatagagctaaaatatctggaaaatcgatttcaacATGATTTcgacgggtttttttttgtggtaaatatttttaaatgttaaactgaattcatttagttatttcaaatttttgttttcccaaatgtttgattatataaaaaaataataataaataaaaaaaatgtgggtaTGGGTGAAttgagtaccgtcagtgggggtgactatgggtcaaaaaacgatatacCTACccctcgtaatttcttaataacaaaaacaatttaaataacatcgataatctttcaacgtagatttgatcttagatagtttactaacattttcccaaaatatggtgaatATTGATGagcactaccttaaatgccaatagtttgaaaattgacccaatctcaccccttagaaggggtgacattgggtcaaatgaaactaaaatgatgttcacatacaacgatatggtaaaaacaagtcatccaacagtgtttcttgttcgagggaatcgtattgacatgctacaatgtttgaagtggagattttcaaacattttggtagttttcgagcaattccagcaaaaatattagaaaaatgatttttcgagatgtcatttttggccaaaaacgtaccacaactttagacagctgccaaaataacaggatttgttctaggaacgagatttttttcagctaagtcatcttaagatgtcccctacacaacctttttaacagaatttagtttcattgagaagtacctgagaaatggtaaaatccgtaaaaaaacactttgacccaatctcaccccccagacccaatgtcacccccacgtcaatttttatgtacaacagtaatgtcaatttttatgtacaacagtaaaaaacacgattaaaaaccatttctgatcacttttttttcattgtaatgcaaaaaaaaaattacaagacaacatttttccatGGATTAACTcgttggaacgagctgtcaagtaggaccttttctgtcaagaaggaccgtgaagttatttttttaaattccattttgaaccctttgcggtcgttcaaaaggtcattgtactcagaaaaataagctttatcgttatgagcaataatatcacaaatttaaacttcattttaggacccaattgggtccttagatttctgatattattgttcgcaacgataaagattatttttctgacaaaaatgacccttcGTTCGACCACAAAGGGTTTACATTGGATTATTAAAccaattatgaaaaataaacttcGCGGCCATTGTTGACATAAATGGTCCTActgacagttcgttccaaggggaccatagttgacccatcaaaaaaatgttgtcttgcaaatttatttttttcataaaaatgaaaaaaaaaagtgatcagaaatggtttttagccgtgtttttatcgtttaaatttaagttaaaaaattctttgaatcacatttattgaaaatcaagttcgtttccaaggatactagatgtcaCCAGAAAAAGGCAGCTTCTTAAGTATGGATTTGGgttaattatttgtattattatgGTTTCTCCTTACGTTACATAGAATCAATACTCCCAAGTACACCTTAGATATGATTACTTCCGTGGGTCTGCTCCAAGTGCGACTTGAGAATGCACTTGTACGTGAAACCCTGCCCACAGATGGAACACTGGAACGGTTTTTCCTGGGTGTGAATCCGCATATGCACCTTCACGGTCCACGAGGACTTGAACGCCTTTCCGCACACCTCGCAAGGGTAGTTCCGCGCATCCGAGTGAACCGTCATGTGTTTTAGGAGGGCTTTCCTGAAATGTTGAAGTTTGGattaattttaaatgattttgagATTCGATGACGACCCCTCACCTTGCTTTGAACATCTTCCCGCAAACCTCGCACGGAATTTTGGCCTCGCCGTGGATGTACGCCATGTGCGATCCGAGCGAGTTTTCCGACTTGAGTTGGACGCCGCACAGCGTGCAGATTGTGGTTTCGTTCGAGCAGTGCTTCTCGTGCGATCGCCGAGCCAGCTCGGTGTAGAACGTCTTTTTGCAAACCTTGCGGCAGCTGAACCGCTTCACGCCCCGGTGCTTGTTGAGGTGGTCCCGCATCAGCCAGTGGCTGGTGAAGTCGGCCGAGCAGATGGGGCAGGTGTGCAGGGTGGCTTCCCGGACGGCGGCGTCCGGTTTGCACAGCTTGATGTGGTAACAATAGCCGATCTTGGAGTCGAACCTGCGCTGGCACTTTTCACACGTGTAGACCGTGATGTTGAGCTTTGGCGCCGGAACTCCGTCGGTTTCGGTTGCGTCCCTGGAAGGTTTAGGGGGTTTGTAATGATTCTTTTTATACATTAACTTTAGTTACTCACAATCTCTGGAAAGAGTCCTCCAAGAACTGCTTCACATAATCTTCTCCGATGTTTGCAGAGTCCTTCGCAGAACTATCTTGAATTTCAGGCTCGGCTGCCTCAAAATCGTCCCCTTTGTAATCCACATCCTCCTGATCCTCCTCTACGTTGTCATCCTCCCTCATCTCCATGCGGCCAACATACTCGCGAATAATATCCGCCGTCCGTTCAAGACCTTTCGTCGTTTTATTACTAAACCAATCTTCCGACCCCTCATCGTCCACACTCTTATCCTTGTACCACTCCTTCGCCTTCAGACAGCAAACCTTAAACTCCCCCAGCAGCTCCACCAGCTTCAAGCAAGGCCTACAAACGATCCCACTCCGCAGCTCCAACTCCATCCCCAAAATCTCGCCAAACTTCCCCTCTACAGCGTCCTCCGCCAAACTCCCCGGACAACTCCGCCTGCACAAGTCACAGTCCCGCACGTCCCCACCCAGCAGCATCTTCCTACCGTTCTTGCTCCCCTTGGGTCGTCCTCGCCGCTTTGCACCCTCCGGAACGGCCACATACTCAATCTCCTCCGGTTTCACTCCCGACTCGAGCAGTGAGTCGACGTGGAAGCTGGGCAGCGGGTTGTACGTGCTCGACGAGAGGTTCTCCGTGTTGGGTTCCACCTTGATGGTCATTCGCTCCGGCAGGACGGTCTGGTCGGCGTGATGTTGGTGGGAGGATTGCTCGAGCCATTCTTCTTCTGAGAAGCGAGAAAGGTGCCACATAAACAAAAGGGTTGAGAtatatgtaattttttgaactCACCAGAATTCGTTGGGATTTTGTTGTGTGGCAGTGGATCGTTCCAGCTTCTTTGGGGGAGGTCACTTCCGGAAGAGTCAAAAGACATTTttgttgctcaaaatttgaaaattttgtttacgaTTTTCTTGAAAGtcgaaaattttgaaactgACAGTTCTttttaatcaaatcaaaacaatcataCGCTGAAGAGAAATATGTCATTTTTGGCTAAAATGTGTACACTCTGCtataaatttgccataaaatgtTGTCAAGGCGAGagtacatattaaaaaaatcgaaactttcTTGAAGtatcgaaattttgaaaaaaaaaagtgtagttCATTACCCTTTACTAAAGGCTGATTCAAAACACCCAGAAGCATAAGgttaatagaggagaaaagcaactcgcgacaaaattttgaggctaggaattttgacaggtatgattttcataaagtgttcgcctccttttctctcccacaaaaAAACTTGGGACAACGAGGGGGACAAGGTAGctggccaaaatgttaaagtcactcacaaaatgaactttgagtgatttgagttcatttctgacgtcatgATTTTCTTCTCTATTGGCGATAAGGTTGGCGATCAAACCTTGACTCTGAGACCGCCTAATTTCCACTCCGCATGTCGTGGGCTCTATTGTTGTCATAGTTACGCAAAGTTTGTTATTATTCAATCATATCGTCTTTCTTTCTAGAGTGGCATTCAAACTCTGTTGTTAACCGAAAattgtcgattttttaaaaagaaaactagTGATGGCGCGGTCAGTTGGCCGCACCAAGAAGCGAAACAAAAAGTCTAAATCCGCGCGTACATGGCATGCACGGAAAAAAGCCCCTTTGGTTTTttcgcgcggtgcttgtttgcaatatattttgatggaaaaaatcaaagaattggtattttcctttttgaatgcgactgataaaaataaacgtttgaataattttgcattcgataaatataataatattgaaaagccagccgaatctcaaaatgcagaattttgaaattaaaaggacagatttagttttttggtcgaaatggaatttaaaaaaaaaagttgtctttATAGCTGTCGTCCATCGTGTCGCCAACTACTTATTGCTATACCAATCAGCAACCTCTGGTTTACAGatacaaatatatatttaatatacaattgggtcctaaaatgaagctaagattgctgatattattgtttacagcgataaagcttatttttctgagtacaatgaacctttgtacgaccacaaagagtttaaaatggatttttaaatcaattttgaaaatctatccTCGcgccttcttgacagaaaagctcctacttgacagctcgttccaaggggatcatttgatccatcgaaaaaacgtgtctcgtcaatattttttttttgcaataaataaaaaaaagtgatcagaaatggttttaaatcgtgtttttagcgttgtacataaaaatctacatggggctttagtacccaattctataataatctgaaattttgaaattcaacattacaaacaattcaaaaataaaattcgaaaattcgaggattgaaaaataacacagtccaacaagattttgtctctgagacgagtatccagctttttaagcgaaaatggcgttcgaatggtgaacgcccgaaatgtcaaaatcacgcagtggtaccaacattacgaaaaaagtgtgccatggcatgacagccgcatttttttcttttgttggtgctactgcgcgattttgacatttcgaacgttcaacattcgaacgccatcttcgcttaaaaacctggatatgtgttcctagtagaattttgcctgctgaatccgaatccgggtccagaattgctccaaatggtcccaattttgagatacacccgtttgaaatgttagtttaggccaaaattagctactttgttgactattttacaaaagaactattgaataaacaactaaaccaattcatgtatcttaaagttcacgttttcccctttctgaaacacccctggttttttaaatttgattgtttctacgcatatttatagccattttaaaattatatttccagttggttctcattcaagtttttccaacttgcatgcaagtcaaattctaatttaaaatggctataaaaatgcgtagaaacaatcaaattttaaaaaccaggggtgtttcagaaaggggaaaacgtgaactttaagatacatgtattggtttgattgtttattcaatagttcttttataaaatagtcgacaaagtagctaattttggcctaaactaacatttcaaacgggtgtatctcaaaattgggaccatttggagcaattctggacccggattcggattcagcaggcaaaaatctactaggaacacatattctcgtctcagagacaagaaacatttgattttttgttgaactgtgtaatCTTAATGTATTTATTAATTCGatagttcaaaaatttttaaattcaaaacctgaaaaaaatcagaaattataagtcgaaatttcaaaactttaaataatgtCAATTATTGAAATTCGAAAATACAAATTGACGAAAACCATTCAAAactcttttttccaaaattcaaaataaaaattaagaatttaggaattttattaattttaggatttgagaataaaaaaaaaatacaaaattgaaaaatctaaagatataaaaatttagaaatttaaaaaacataa
Protein-coding sequences here:
- the LOC6048690 gene encoding oocyte zinc finger protein XlCOF15, with protein sequence MLHHFNRCKNQPVAERKWHTCSICQANFSRPLELRDHLNKHKGIKPYQCRKANCDAHFYGARARITHEHYCGSVPLECQVCGKIFKTKSRLTRHQTVHSEERNFPCSVCTKRFKSSYAASVHMRIHTQEKPFCCPVCAQGFAYKCLVKPHLEKCHASKED